The DNA sequence CTCCTGAGGGCTGGCTGCAGATTTGAATCGCGCCGTCAAAAAGAGCAAAAGGCGGCGGGGATGGTGGGGGAGGATTTTCCCACAACATCCGACTGCCACTTCTCATCTGCCTCCGCCGGGAGCTGGCAGGGCCGGTGACAGGGACGTGAAGGCTTAGCAGCCGCTGAAGTGCGGCCGCGCCGGAAAGCTTCGAGAGTGATGGCCGTGTCGCGGGCTGCTGTGCGCACCGCTTGCTTAAAGCCGTCACCCAGACAAGACAGGGGCTTGGCAGGAGCTCCCGGCCCCCGGGGAGATGCAGCGCGGGCTGGGGTGTCTGCTGCCCCTCGGGGACATCGCCACAGGAGAGGAGCGGCGGGCTGAGCACGGCCCCCCATCCTGCCTTTCACCAGCCACAGGACCCCGGGAGCGATCGGGGTCCTCCCTGCGCCCCCCGGGCGGTGGGGGCTGTCCATCGCCTCCCGCCCGGCAGCACGCGGGGGAAGCGTGGGGCCCTCCTGGCTGTggtgagggagagggaagggcaggagagcCGGGGCTCAGCTGCAGCCATTCGTCTCCCGAAGCTGGGCTATTAGACAGatgacagagggagagaggcagcCGGTGCAAGCACTGAGACCAAGGCTCCTTCCACCGGGTGATTTATCTCCTGGCTTCAtccagcaaacttgctgatgaAAAGactcttcccttctctgtgcCTCATCAATTCTCATTCTCATTGCTTTtctatgtggggtttttttgctttccctgggCTTCTGCCTCCTGTTCATTCAGCTGcgctcccctctccctggcaCTGTGCACCCCGTCTCTCCACACTTCCCGCCTCATCTCCCTCTCCCAGTCTCATTCCCCAATggtctttctccctttccttctccttttcaccTCTGGTCCTTCTTTATCTCCCTGTGGCACTCTCATTCCCCCAtattccttctccttccatATTTCTCTGCTGTATCCCCTTCTCTATCCCTGAGCACGCCTGGCTGGGATGGAAAGAGATTCCTTGAGCCCCAGATCAGCAAGTGACACCGCAGACGATGTCGTGGGCTTGTGGCAAATTCAGGCTGGTGCCATTTGGGGCACTGCCACGGAtcccctgcctggccctggcaCTTTGTGTCTCCCATCCTTGGGGACCACCTCCGGATAAAATCCTTACCGAAGGCATACCGGGGCTCCAGCTTCGTTGCAATCACGCTTTGCAGTGAGCTGTGTGGAAGGGGAGATAATCCAGCCTTGAAGGCAGAAGTGACAGAAATGCCTTAGGGAGACCAAGGAATTGGGTAAACGCTGGGAAACTGTGCAAGAGACAAGAGGCATCCCCGATGTGGGGATGGGGCTTGGGTCCCGCTGGGgtaaaaaaggaaactgagggTATTTTCCATTTCCCGGTGTTCAGGGCACTGCAGCAAATGTTTCAGCCCCCTGGTTCTACATTTTcggaaaaaaataaactctgagCAAAAACGTCACCCGCCTCCCTGCTGTCACTCTCGCCGCGCCGCAGCCCACGCCGCGGAAGAGCCCGAAATagcagctgggagctgctggtgctggagggGAATTTGGGACCTGTGGCCTCCCCGGAGCCCAGCCTGGCCTCAGGGGGGGTCCCGGTCCCCAGCAGACCCTCCAGCAACCCACATCCCCGCTCCTCCTTGCTGtccccctttctctctctggtTTTATCAAGGCTCCCATTATCTGGGGCAGCATCTTCCCACTGcctgcaaaggcagaaaatcaGTCTGTCTTGGAGAGGAGATGAAATCTGGGCTCCCTGGGAGACACCACTTAGCCTCCCAACCTCAGCTGCGTCTCGAGCCTGATCTCTCTATTATTTGTTAGCCTCGGATCCCGGGTCCCTCCgcttttctgtcttgttctgTGCCCTGAGTctgtctgggggaaaaaaagggggttttggGGCACGGTCAGTGCtttggtgctgctggggagttGCAGATGGACGGGGCAGGTGGGAGTTCAGGGcacgtgtgtgcatgtgcgtgtgtgcacATGAATCACCGCAAAGTTGCACGTGGGGAATCGACCCCGCCGTTCCCCTGGGTGAGCCCCTCAAGGTCCAGGTCTCCCCTGGGCCAGGTCTCTCCCGGGACCCCCGTTCCTGACCCTGGCCAGCCCCGGCTCCCGCTCCGGCCCCCCAGGCTGGCGGGGATGCTGCCCCACGGGGGGAGGCTTTCGAACCCAAATGGTGAACCGATAGAAGTAAAAGCACAGCCCGGCCCATCCCATCACCCATCTTTGGTGCAGCGCCATGAAAGGCTCTGTGAGTTTGCATGCAACCTGCAGGCTTCTTCGGTGCCTAATTAAGAAATAATGAGCCTGTCTTCACTGGGTAATGGATCAAAGACAGACAATCAGTGGGGTCctgccctctccttccccatgtccccagcaccccacggctgagctgcaggaattCACGGTGCAGGTCCCCTGGGTGTCACTCCTGTCaccagggagcagggctgtcACGGCAGAGGGGGTCAGCTCCATCCCTCGCAAGGACTGTCCTCCCCGGGGTTTGTGCCCCGCAGCGGGGACCACACGCTGCCCTGTTCAGTTTGCTCCATTTGAAACCACGAAGTGCAAAGTTTAGTACCCAGAGTTTCCAAAAAACGGCATTTTTCTGCAAGCTCTGATCCTATTACTTATACAAACACCTGGACTGTTACAGCATCATCTTATATGCAAGAGTTTCCACAGCCATCAGCACTGCAACCCTGTCCCGTGCTGGGCAAAAGTGCTAAAACCCAGTTACAGACCCAAACCCGGCAGAGATATCACCCaacagcagaggcagggagtCTTCCCTGTGAAATGGAGTTTGGAACAAAGTGCTTTTTCTGGGCTCTTCTTCACAGCCTTAagggaatttaaaaaaccctattcctccatattatttttttttaaggagaaaagattattttaatggcCAGAGAGATTTATAGTCACAGAAATGCCTATgcacttaaaaagaaagatgagggTCCATCAGAAGGATGCAGAAATCAATACAGCCTTCCTCTTCTTTAATGCTGTTTCTCCGGGAGATGGTTTAAAAGGCAATGCCCTCGCAGCAGGCAAGAAGGGAAGTGGACGGGATCAATTCTGGAGCAAGGCTTGGATGAGTTGATGCTGAATAAACTTTGGTTGGAAGCCCTTTACAGGCAGAACAAGGGGGTGATAAAATAGAGCTGCTTGGAGAGAAACTTTCTTTTCCCACTCAGgctgctttttaatgtttttcctgcTGCGTGAGAGTCTTTTAAGATGGGGAGAAGCTTTGGGGCTTGGTTTGATTTGTGTCAGCGTGGGTCAGGAGAGCtgtagcaaattaaaaaaaaaaaaaaaaaaaacaaaccaaaggtGGGGCAGTGGCCAGCTCTGGCTCCTCCAAACCCTGCGGCTGAAcggggagaggggcagggaggtGCGGGGGGCTcgtgcccaccccagcccctcaccAAATGCCCCACCAGGGAACCCCCAACCCCTCTTTCCTAGAAAGGGTGCAAGGCAGGGGGCCAAGGCCAGGGTCACACCCAGCATGGAGGGGGGTTAAGGGGCTTCTGCATTCCTCCAGGAGCTTCTAATGAGCTTAAATCAGGGTCTCCTGCTCCCAGGAAATTGCCCCCGTATGGGACCAGTGCTTTaaaaggagctgggggggaaggggggggactTTGCTGCAGAGAATGGGTTTGTGCAGGGGTCTGTGCAGgtgctctgggtgctgctgccctgttGTGCAGGGGGCTGTGCTTGCCTGTGTCCTGCTCTTTCCCTAAAAGCTTGGCTTTCTGCTCCACATCAGTCCTCTGGGCCACCAGCTCCCCCAGTATTGGCTACTTtaagttttgtgtttgtgtggagGCTTGCTTTGCTAGCGTAGGAATAGAAGGGATGAGGGGGGTCTGGGATAACTGAGCTCCAAGCCTGTGGTCCCTGTGTTGCTGCAGGGCTTCTGCAAGAGATGCCAAGAAGCAGGTCCATGCTCAGGGACATGTTTCCCCCATAAGCCCAAGTGGGGACAAGCACATCAGGGGTCTGTAAATAGGGCTGGGAGCTCCTGGGTGGGGGCACTCGGTGCTGGGGAGGACAATGGGCAGAAAGCAGAGTCCTGAGAGCCTGGAAGAAAGTTACCCCATGGAGACTTTCTCTTCCCAGCATCTGCAGCTTCAGCTCTGCTCATGGGAAAGCCTTTGAGCCAGGCTGACCCAAGGTCCATGGGCTGCTGGTGGCCCTGGGCAGAGCATCTGTGGGCTAATTGCACTCAAAACCTCTTGAGCTGGGAGGGAACTGTTAATGCTGTGGGTATAAACCAGATTAAACTCTGACATACTTGTTCACCACATGCATGAGGTCTCCTCTAACACAACTTGTTGTCTGGCTTCTTTTAGGAATGGCCTTGAGGAGGAACCTGAAAGATGCAGCCGAGTGCAAAAATGAATCatttggggaggaagaaaaggcgAAGCTCTGACTGAAGGCACCAGCTGTGGTCGCGGGTGTTATGTGCTCTCGGTGGAGGGGACCAGGCAGGGCAGCCGGCAGCAGGGGCTGATCGGTGCCAGGGGCTCGCATGGAGCATCTTCTGCTGTGGATGCTGTCCCCAAACGGCTGTCGCTCCATGCCCCGCTCCGGATGTGCCCTGTGAGCCTTTCCTGCCTGGGAGGAAGCCGGTCCCACCAGCCAAAAATGGGACGCTTCCAAACCAGCTCGCTTCTGCTCTGTGTGGTGGCTGCCACTGCCATCCCCATCGTGCCCTGGAAGGTCAAATGCCCTCTGCAGTGTGTCTGTCAGATCAGGCCATGGTACACCCCCCGCTCGGTGTACCGGGAGGCTGCCACAGTGGACTGCAATGACTTGTTCATCTCTGCTGTGCCAGAAGACCTGCCGGAGGGGACCCAGACCCTGCTCTTGCAGAGCAACAATATCGCCAGGCTTGAGCAGAGTGAGCTGGGCTATCTCAGAAACCTCTCGGAGCTGGACCTGTCGCAGAACAGCTTCTCCGATGTCTGGGACTTTGGCCTGAAGAGCATGCCCCAGCTGCTCAGCCTGCACCTGGAGGAGAACCAGCTGGCCGAGCTGCCTGATGGCAGCTTTCCTGGACTGGGCAATCTGCAGGAGCTCTACCTGAACCACAACCAGCTCCGCAGGATCGCTCCGCACGCCTTCTCTGGCCTCAGCAGCTTGCTGCGCCTCCACCTCAATTCCAACCTGCTGAGGACGGTTGACAGTCGCTGGTTCCAGATGCTCCCCAGCCTGGAGATCCTCATGATCGGAGGCAACAGGGTGGATGCGATCTTGGATATGAATTTCAGGCCCCTGTCGAACCTGCggagtttggttttggctgggatgaaCTTGAGGGAGATCTCAGACTATGCTCTGGAAGGGCTGCGGAACCTGGAGAGCCTCTCTTTCTATGACAACAAGCTTGTGAATGTCCCTAAGCGGGCGCTGCAACAAGTTCCTGGCCTCAAGTTCCTGGATCTGAACAAAAACCCATTGCAGAGGGTCAAGCAAAGCGACTTCATGAACATGCTGCACCTCAAAGAGCTAGGGCTCAACAACATGGAGGAGCTGGTGTCCATAGACCAGTTTGCCTTGATCAACCTCCCCGAGCTGACCAAGCTAGACGTGACCAACAACCCCAAGCTGTCCTTTATCCACCCCAACGCGTTCCACCACCTTCCCCAACTGGAAACCCTCATGCTCAACAACAACGCCCTAAGTGCCTTGCATAAGCAAACAGTTGAGTCCCTGCCCAACCTACAGGAGATCAGCATCCACAGCAACCCCATCCGCTGTGACTGCGTCATCCGCTGGGTCAACAGCACGGAAAACCACATCCGCTTCATTGAACCCCAGTCCACGCTGTGCGCCGAGCCCCCCGACCTCAAGAGGAGGCACATTCGGGATGTCCCTTTTCGGGAGATGACAGACCGGTGCCTGCCTCTCATCTCCACCAAGAGCTTCCCCTCCCACTTAGAGGTGGCGGACGGTGACAATGTCTCCTTGCATTGCCGAGCTCTGGCAGAGCCGGACCCGGAGATCTACTGGGTCACCCCTTCGGGGATGAAGCTGATCCCCTATGCGGAAGATGGGCGGTACAAGGTGCACCCTGAAGGGACGCTGGAGATTCATGGTATCTCGGCTCAGGAGGCCGGGCTGTACACCTGCGTGGCTCACAACCTCCTCGGGGCAGACACTAAGAGTGTGAGCATGATGGTCAACCACTCCTTCCCGCTCAGCGAGGACAGCTTGGAGCTGGTGGTGGCGGATGTTCACACCTACCACATCCTGGTTGCCTGGAAGCCGCATCTCAACACCATCTCTTCCAACCTCACCTGGTCCAGCTTCTTGCTTAGCTCCAACTTGGACATGACCAACGTGGCCCGGATCCCCATGGGGACCCACACATACAACATCACCCGGCTCCACCAGGACACGGAGTACTGGGCTTGCCTCCACGTGGCCTTTGTAGACTTGCAGGCCAAGGTGGCTTGCGTGAACGCCAGGACTAAAGAGGCTGCCCACCGCTACTGGCTCctggagagcaggcagagcctcCTGACGGTGCTGGTCCTCTgtctcctgctcctggctgccagccttGTAGTTCGCTACGGCGTTGGGGCAGAGCCCAGGAGGGccggggagctgctctggggtgCCACGGCCGTGCGTGTGGTCTATCCCCCCCTCACCCAGCCCTGGGCTCAGGGGCAGCGTGGGGGGCAGCTTCTGGCTGTGGAGGTGCAAGCAACCCCCCTGGACTGCTGAAGGTTGATGTGCTGGTGGGGCTGACtgtggggtggggtggtttggggtggggagggagaacctattttttaccaaaaaaactacaaaactgaacaaaaaaaaagaaaaaaaaaaggaatttcatggACTTGACCAAGAGTCGAAATGGTGTGGCAgatggagaggagcagagctggccacGGGGCTTGCAGGGCCTCTTCATGGTCCTGGCAGGGTCTCGATCCATGTGTAGGGTCTGGATCTGAGCATGGCTCCCGAAAGCACCCGCTGGGCAGCCAGGAGGGCTCAGAGGGGCCCGAGCCCGAGGGGGACGATGCCCTGAGTGGTCAAAGAGCCATAAAGATGATCAGCAGATCACCCCTTCCCCATGTCCCCCTGGCACCATGAGACGCCCCAGCGGTGTCAGCTCCTTTGCTGGACAGTCCCTGttttggaaatacaaaaaaaggcCTTTCCCTTTGGGATACAcgttcttatttttgtttctttttgttgattttggggttgtgggtttttttgagcactCAGATAATCAGCCACAAACCCACCCCCCAGCGCCTTCCCGCTGCCCTGTCGTTCGCTCGCTGCTGTCGGCtggagggaagcagaggggaaaggaggagactTTGGgcaaaaggaacagaaatgacaATGGTGACACATCTCTTAATTGGCATCCCTGTGGGGCTGGCCGGCTTCTGCCAGAGTTGATTGGATCCTGTATCCTGCAAGCATAATCTCAAGGCTATTTTGTAAACTTTTGTgaataatgttaaaaaagaggagagaaaaaaaaaaaaagaggggaaaaatgggaagaaaagggggagagtgagttcttgcttttctgtttttgtataaaaaaaaaaaaaaagaaaccctctGTATAGTGGTGCGCAGCTGGAGGGCTTCATGGCAGGACCCGCTTGGTTCAGGCGCTGGGGGCTCTGCAGGACAGTCCCCGTGTGACAGCAGCCCCTGCACGCACCCCGTGCATCGCTGTGCACGtggcaggaggggggggggggggggatgcaaAACCTGCTTTCCTGGGCTGTTGCTGCTTCTTACTCtgataagtatttaaaattGCAAATGAAAGGGAGTGGGGGGCAGCACCAGTGTCGTCCCCCCCCGGGGCTGTGACAAACCGAGGGACATGGCGAACCCAAAGCAGTGAGGCTTGAGGGAACCCTTCCCCTTCCGCTCGACGGGCACTGATGCTGCCGGCGATGTTCCCCTCCCTGGTTAACACGAACAAGCCATCGCTTTGCTCGGGCCTAAACCTAATCCCTGCTTGCTAGAGGTGAGGACTTTGGGGTCGGTGTAACTGCAGCTCTGAACAAAACGTGCCTTTACCAACACACACGCGGCCCCAGGAGACCCGGGTGCAGCCCGCGGTGTGAGGGCACGGGCGCATCCAGAGCCTGGCCAGCACCTCCCTTGGGGCTCCTTCCATGGGAAAGACCAAGAAAaaccatcccagccagacctgGGGGGCTGATGGGGTGCAGGTACCGCGGGATGTAGCGTCTCCGTGCAGACGCGGTGCCCCCTCGGGCGAAGCCGGTTGTGCCAGCGCAATTGCTGCGTGCACGGGGCTTTGAAGGGACCAGAAAACCTCGACACAGTAAAAAGCTGAACTCCTCATTCATCTTCCAGCCAAGGCGAGATGTTTCCCCACTGGATAAGCTCCACACTCAGCCAGGCACGCGAAACGGCTTCTGCGCCTTTGCCGGGTAATTATTTCGGAGGGTAATGGCTCTCCCCGGTCCCCGTTCAGCACACCGCCGCCGCTCACCAAGGCACTTCAGCGTGTGTTCAGGACCCAGCGAGATCTCCAGGGGCCCTAAGCGCATGCTGAAACTTAAGTGCAGGCTTAAATACTTTGCTGAATTAGAGTCACGAtctgctttaaatatttggctgcggagccccagccccgctcagGTGTGCAACCATCAGTGTTTGCAGACTCAGGGCCTAAAACAGCCTTTCTCCTCGGCCTTTTGTACAGCGGGGAAACTTAAAACGCAAACTACATTCCCTGTGGTTCAGCTAAATTGGTGCTGGAACATGTGGAAATAGTTGCTGAGAAATTTCCCCAGTGTAAACACGTCCCTGATTTAATCCTGCTTGTCCCCGCGATGCACGGGCTGAGCCCCGGGAAGCACCTGCATCTCCCAGCCCCTCCACCATCCCACTCCCTGCAAAAAACATCATCAGTTCCCAAAGAAAGCAGGGACAGAGCCCCTTAAAGGCAGTAATTTTGTAGGTGTAGAGACAAAGCCTCTTTGATCACGGTTATCGCGGCTGCTGCCGCCACGCTGGGACGGGAGGTGAAGGTTCAGCCGCTGCCTGAATTGCCTGCTCTCATCTAAAAGCGATGCCTGCAAACCAGAGATTAAAATGCAAGATACGTGCAATTAATTTGATTTCCTTTGAAACCGGAGCGACCCAAGGAGCTCTACACGTCACGTCCAGAGAGGGGCACCCACGGCTGCAGGACTCGTTTCCCAGTGGGTCCCCCCACACCGAGTGGCCCCAGGGTGGGGGGTCCAGCCCAGTCTTCCCACGGGAGGGGGCTGGCGAAAtcacccccagccccaaaacAGGAGCTTTGCTGTGAACCCCTCCTGTCCCCCCACTTCTTCAGAGGACATCAGCTGAGGGCACCATAGATGCCTCATACCCTATTTATtgtctttatttattattaaagcaCCAACCAGTTTTCCCAGGCACCGTGCTGGAGAAAATGCTCCATAAACCATAAACCTTGGATGGGGCACGTGGGGCTGGAGCGGCTGTGGGCAGGGTCGCACCAGCACCGTCCCCTGTCGTATCGGGGGGACAAGGTCCCATCCGCTCAGAGACCCTTCCTCCTGCAGAGGCCACAACTGGGTGCGCCCAAGGCAGGCAGCTGAATTAAAGGCAGCCCCcgctggaggaggcaggggagatCCGAGCCCCCCCCTGCCGCCGCGCAGGGGAGCGGTGCTCACGCTCCTCATCGGGCAAAAATGAACCTCGCCGGGCAAATTATAGCGGCTGCAAAGTTTTACGAGGCTCATGATTCGGACTCACAGCTGGTCCCATGCCCAGAGGTTGGGTTCTGCAACTGGGGAGGATTTGCTGGTGCACACgagggtggttttggggtgccaGGCAAGGGGAACGGGGCTTTTTAGGCACAGCAAAATCTAATTGCATCCTAAGTTCCCTGCAAAAGCCCGGGCACCGAGGTGGGCTCGCTCTGGGTCTCATCTCCCAGCCCAGAGAACAAGGATGTGACAGGAACCAGAGATGCTTCAGAAAGGGGGAAAGGAGCGTCTCACCCTGGATGCTCTCGACTAGAGGACTCTTGAATCTGCCCCCCAAAGGCATGGCAAGAGCCAGAGCAACTCACATTAGAAACAAgatgttgggattttttttaagtagcagGAGTAATTAACCACTGAAGCAGCTTTACCGGTAGCGGGGGACAACAATCTCCATTTCCGCGCACCACGCAGGGACGCGGCTCTCAAACAGATGCTCTAGTGAAGAGGCTCCCAAATTTTCCCAAGCCCAAGAGACTGTCACCAACACCTGACatccctcctggctgctgccagccgagcccaggggtgcaggggggagcccgatggggtggggggagctccatggggaggggggggggctccATCACCTCCCGGTCCTCCCCCTCCATCCGTCTGGGATGTCAAAGCCTTGTTTGGGAAATGCgcctcctccagcctgtcccATCAGGTCTCACCCCCAGGCACTGGTTTCTCTCCCATAAACCACTCTTCCTTAGCTGTTTGCCaggtttaatttcttcttcttttttctttttttattaccttcACTTTGAGGATAGCAGTAAAAGTcctcatttctgctgcttctgccctctacccctcctcctcctctttctccgTGCAAACAGCATCGTGGATCTCATATGCAACTGAGCTTCTCTCGACAAAGCCAATCGAGAACATTGCGTGCCAGGCTCTATTTTAAGCACctaataaaactgatttttggaGCGGCTCCATCATTGTGTCCTTCTTTCGCAGAGCCCTCGCGCCTGCCGAGAGCCCCGTGGTGGAGATGCCCCATTCTCAGCACCCGTCTCTGGGCAGCAAGGCTGTCTGCCTGCACCAAAGGCTTTCAGGCTCTGGGAGGAGTGTGACAGGCAGATATTTATTAGTTCGTTAGAGAATCAAAGCAggcctctcctcctctctccagcacTTCCTCAAAAATGACTTAAATTAAAACACCCGACCTCCCTGGGAAATGTCAGCGGTGTTATCCATATGCATGATGCCATTATGATGAAGCAGGTGCAGCTTTCAAAACCTTTAGGAAAATCTACCTGTCAATCTCCACGGCAAGCAGCTCTCCTTCCAAAACTTCATcacttctccccctccctcctttaCCACTGatttacagatggggaaactgaggcagggagccACTTAGTGACTTATGGCCCTTAgtccctttcccctttccaagCACGTGCTGGGGTCAGGAGACACACACTTCTTTGGCCTTTCCATCCAGAAGTCACcaaagaaaggaagcagcagtgAAGGCAGGAGTCACGGAGCAGAACTGATTGCAGCGCATTTATTTCCCGTTGCCTTTTCCAGCTTTCGGCGCTGAAGCAACTCCTgccccctgctagagcagccCGGCCGGACGAGTAAATGGATTCAGCTGCGTTCAAGTGGGCAATTGAGGCTAAAATCAGGCTGATGGAAAGCAGTGGGGCAGGAGAGGTGGCTCCAGGTCAGACTGGAGCTGTCTGAGGCTAGAAAAGCGCTGACTTCTCTGGGGGCTGGTTTGCAATTAGCTGCTCTGCCTGTTttcacagccctgcctggctgctcccagctcttcCCTCTCTGCCGGGCAATATTTTGGGAAGCCCGGCTCCCTTCCTGGCACTGGCTCCTGTCCCGGTGGCCCAACCATCTACAGGGGATGCTGTTGTGGGTGAGGCTGCAGCTTGAATTTGTCCCACGGCACGGGGGGGCTCTGGAGGAGCGAGGACGTGGGGACGTGCGCAGCATCACAGGAGGCATTGGTGGTGCCAAGGGAGCAGGGATACTGCAGGTCCTGGTGAGAGATGGGTGCTCGCTGCTGGCCACCGGCTCTGCCCGTGCAAACAGGCTTAAATAATTGATAAAGAAACTGGTGTGCACCTGGGTGGCACTTTGGGGTGTTTGGGGTGTGACCCCGCAGTGAGTGAGGGTGGGGGAGGTCATGGCCACCCCAGGGTGTGCAGCAGCAAGGGGCAGAGCACCCTGCTCCCATCCCGGGGTCTGCTCCCCATGGGATGTGTGGGGCACCCCCGGTATCCTCACTGCGCTCGAGTTGTCCTGGAACCATATTAAATCTTAATTAGGTGGGAAAGAATGGAAGAATTGATTTTTGGATTTGCATGTGGCTAAACGGGaagagagctgggagcagggaaaggcaggcagggctcgTGCCGATGGGGAATGAATGTTAATAGGGAATAACAAGGCAGAGCCCAGCTCGGtggtggcaggagcaggcagcggTGCAGGGTCCGTCTCCAAGCAGCTCGTGTTGGGGgctctccccagggctgcaAAAGCCCCCCGGGAACATCAGGGTTTTGGCAGGGACTCGGCCGTGTCAGCAAGATACGGGGAGATGCGGAGGGGGGGCAGAACCCGCCACCTCTGCAGTGAGAGCCAGTGAAAATGgttaaaagcaacagcaaaaataaccAAATATAAAGGGGAGGGCT is a window from the Balearica regulorum gibbericeps isolate bBalReg1 chromosome 25, bBalReg1.pri, whole genome shotgun sequence genome containing:
- the LRRN2 gene encoding leucine-rich repeat neuronal protein 2, with the translated sequence MCPVSLSCLGGSRSHQPKMGRFQTSSLLLCVVAATAIPIVPWKVKCPLQCVCQIRPWYTPRSVYREAATVDCNDLFISAVPEDLPEGTQTLLLQSNNIARLEQSELGYLRNLSELDLSQNSFSDVWDFGLKSMPQLLSLHLEENQLAELPDGSFPGLGNLQELYLNHNQLRRIAPHAFSGLSSLLRLHLNSNLLRTVDSRWFQMLPSLEILMIGGNRVDAILDMNFRPLSNLRSLVLAGMNLREISDYALEGLRNLESLSFYDNKLVNVPKRALQQVPGLKFLDLNKNPLQRVKQSDFMNMLHLKELGLNNMEELVSIDQFALINLPELTKLDVTNNPKLSFIHPNAFHHLPQLETLMLNNNALSALHKQTVESLPNLQEISIHSNPIRCDCVIRWVNSTENHIRFIEPQSTLCAEPPDLKRRHIRDVPFREMTDRCLPLISTKSFPSHLEVADGDNVSLHCRALAEPDPEIYWVTPSGMKLIPYAEDGRYKVHPEGTLEIHGISAQEAGLYTCVAHNLLGADTKSVSMMVNHSFPLSEDSLELVVADVHTYHILVAWKPHLNTISSNLTWSSFLLSSNLDMTNVARIPMGTHTYNITRLHQDTEYWACLHVAFVDLQAKVACVNARTKEAAHRYWLLESRQSLLTVLVLCLLLLAASLVVRYGVGAEPRRAGELLWGATAVRVVYPPLTQPWAQGQRGGQLLAVEVQATPLDC